The Sulfurospirillum sp. UCH001 genome segment TTGTTCCACAGGCAATATCGCTAAAATCTATGGAACAAAAGATATGACAAAAATGGGTAGTATGATCCGTATAGCTCCACTCACAGCTGTCCTTTTTGGAATTGCCATCTGTTCATTGGTTGGTGTTCCTGGATTTGCCATTTTTGTGAGTGAATTTCTCATCTTTAAAGCTGCAGCCGTAGATGGAAAATATATCTTAATGGGTATTTTTGCACTAGCCTTAGCAATTATTTTTATTGCTGACTTTTCACACTTCTTTTTAGCTTCGTTTGGTAAAGTTGAAGGAAAAGTCGAACATAACGGTGAAATGAAACTCAGTGAAAACTTACCATTGATTGCTTTAGCTATTTTGATTGTTTCGTTTGGTATTTGGCAATTTGATTCCTTTACGTTCCTGTTAGATGAGAGCGTTAAAAACATAGTAAAACAATAATTAGGAATTCCAATGAAATGCGATAAATTTATAGAAGCTCTAGGAACTAGAGTAAAAATTTTAGAAGTTACACGACAGTATGAAGACCAAGTCACCGCTTTGGTTGAATTAAACGATCTTCCAGAAGCAGTTCGCTTCTTGTATTACGATATGGGTGGCTACCTCTCAACCATGATCCCCAATGATGAGAGAAGCATCAACAAACATTATGCCCTCTACTACGCGCTTTCTATGGAAGGTGGCAAAATGTTTGAAGGTGATGAGATCGCGCAAGATGAAAAGTGCTTTGTTACCGTTAAAGTACTTATCTCTCCTGATAGTTTGACTTTTCCATCGGTAACACCACTCGTTCCTGCGTGTGTGTGGTATGAGAGAGAAGCATACGATATGTTTGGACTTATCGCCGAGGGCTTGCCTGATAAAAGACGTTTAGTGCTGAGCGATGACTGGCCAGACAATCTTTTCCCACTCAGAAAAGATGCGATGGACTATCGCTATCGCCCTGACATGAAAGAACATTACATGGAGCCTGAGTATGACTTTTTACGTCCTGAGGGCTCAGGTATTATCGATGTTCCTCTTGGACCATTGCACATTACAGCGGATGAGCCAGGTCACTTTAGACTCTTTTGTGATGGTGATACCATCATCGATGCGGACTACAGACTCTTTTACCAACACAGAGGTATGGAAAAACTGGCTGAAAACCGCATGAACTATGATCAAATGGGTTATTTGGCAGAACGTGTATGTGGTATTTGTGGGTATGCTCACGCCATTGCATGTATCGAGGCAGCGGAAAAAGCAATCAATTTAGAAATTCCTGCTCGTGCGCAAGCCATTCGTGTCATCTGTTCAGAGATCGAGCGTCTTCACAGCCATTTGCTCAACATCGGTCTTGCATGTGAAGTCACCGGTAACTACAATGCTTTCATGCACATCTTTAGAATTCGCGAATACTCTATGAAACTCGCGGAACTGGTTACTGGAGGACGAAAAACCTACGGAAACGTTGTTATGGGTGGCCTTAGACGTGATATGACAGGTATCGAGATCAAAGAGAGTTTACGTATCTTGAAAATCATTGAAACACAAGTCGATGAAGTATGGGATGCCGTTATGGATGACCAACGCCAGATGAAACGTTGGAAAGGTGTTGGTATCCTTGATAAACAAGTGGCACGTGATTTCTCACCTGTTGGACCAAACATCAGAGGTAGTGGCATCAAACGTGATACACGTTATGATCACCCGTATGATTTCTTCAAACAGATCGAGTTTAATGTTGCTGTTGTTGAAGGTGGCGATGTTTTTGCAAGAGAAATGGTACGCTATATGGAACTTAAAAGCTCTGTTTCTATCATTCGCCAATGTTTTGAGCTTATGCCTCAAACACCAATTATTGTCGATCCAACCTTCCATGTTAAGCCTGAAAACTACGCTTTAGCCTATGTTGAAGCTCCACGAGGAGAGAATGTTCACTGGATTATGCAAGGTAGTGCGCAAAAAGTCTATCGTTGGAGATGCCGTGCTGCGACCTATAACAACTGGCCAAGTCTTCGTTTTCAATTCCGTGGTAACACGATTGCCGATGCCGCCCTCATCGTTTGTAGCTTAGATCCATGTTACTCATGTACAGAGCGTGTCACCGTTGTTGACATCAAGAGCAAAAAGAGTAAGATTTTAACCAATAAAGATCTTAAAGAATTTTCTAGAACACTTAAAAATAGCCCGATGAAGGATCTCAAATGATGAAACTTCTTGATATCAGTAAAAAATACGGGGAAATTACGCATAAGTACCCGTTTGAGCCTTACAAAGTTGCAGAAAATTTTCGTGGAAAACCTGCTTATGTATACGATCTCTGCATTGGCTGTGCGGCATGTGGTATCGCATGTCCTTCCAATGCCATTACCGTTGTTTTTAACGATGATAAAAGCAAACTGATTTGGGAGTTTGACTGTGGACGTTGTATCTTTTGTGGAAGATGCGATGAAGTCTGTCCAACAGGTGCAATTAAGCTCAGCGAAGAGTTTGAGCTTGCTGTCAAATTTGATAAATCAGCCCTCATTCAAAGAGGTGAACTGGATGTACAATATTGTACAAAATGCAATAAGCCTTTTAGTGCAAAACGTCTCATTAAATACAGTTTTGAGTGTTTAAGCAAAGCCAACGTGAGTGAAAAAAGACTTGAAGAGGCTAAAAATTATCTTTGTGTTTGTCCTACATGCAAAAAAACGGCTACAGTAGAATCATTTACCAGTGGCAAAGAGATGGTGATAGAATGAAAACATATGAAATGCCAAGAGAAATCGAACTCGCCAATAATTTAGAACAAAAGCTTGAACTTTTACAGCACATTGGTAGAAGTTTTAGCGTTTTTCGTGTGGATTGTGGAAGCTGTAATGGCTGTGAGATTGAAATTTTTGCCGCTATTACACCTCTATGGGATCCTGAGCGCTTTGGTTTTAAACTCGTTGCGAACCCTCGTCATGCGGATATCTTGCTCTGTACAGGTCCTGTAACACGTCAGATGTACTACCCACTTTTACGTGCCTATGAAGCCACACCCGATCCTAAGATCGTTGTAGCCTTAGGTGCATGTGGTGCAACGGGTGGTATCTTTTACGATGCGTATAGTGTTCTTAGTGGCATCGATAAAATCATCCCTGTTGATGTCTACATTCCTGGCTGTCCTCCACATCCTGCAAGCATCATTTACGGTCTTACTACCGCCCTTGGTGTTATGGAGCAAAGACTTCAAAAAGTAAGCTTTGAGGAAGACAACGAAATGCCTCCATTGGTAGCAGATTCTGTTCTTGGAAATACACTCTTTGAAAGAGATCTACTGGTGCAATCAAAAAGACTCATGAGCTATGTATTTGGACGTAAACTTTACGATAAATACCTAAACGCTCTTGTTAAAAGTGGTAACACGCGAGATACGCAAGCGACTAAAATCGCCATTACAGAAGCGATTAAAACAGAAGAAGATCCTAGATATGCGGAGTGTATGGGTATTTTACATAATGAGATTTATACCCAATACGTTACATGTACGGAGGAAGATAAAATAGACCTCCATAGAGTGAAATGGGGACAATAACGTGGTAGTAGTATACAAACTCACCAAACGACATCTTGATGGCGCTAAATCGGGTGATGCAAAACTCGATCAGATTAAAATTTTCTCTACCTGCATCGGACATGGTGTTGGAACGATAGACTTTAGTGAAAAAGTGCTTGAGATACCTGAATCTGAATTTCAACAGATTTTAGAGCATGGTGATGAGTATCTAAGATTTAAAATTGGTAACTTGAGCAAATATTTTGAAATTGAAATCTTTCCTGAACATGCAGCAAAACTTTTGCCGCATGTCATGGAATGCCCTTTTAAAGAGGTCCTTATGGGCTTAAATGAAGGCTATTTGGTTCTTAGAAAAGATTTTAACAGTAACTAGGTGATAGGAGAGACGTGTGAAGAAAGCACTGTTGTGTGTAGGCAATGAACTTAGAGGCGATGATGGTGTTGCGATTGCCGTAGGGCGACTGGTAGAACAACACTTGCCTGAATGGAAAGTCTTTTTTGGATACGACACACCCGAAAATGAATTTGCTGCCCTACGCGCATATGAGCCCGATGTCATTGTCGTTGTTGATGCTATGAGTGGATTCAAAGAAGATAAAATAGAGTTTCTTGACCTGAGCGATGAGAGGACTTATGTTTATTCAACACATAATCTCCCTACCCCTATTTTGTTAAGTTATCTTAGAGATATTTGTACTAAAACTATCTTTTTAGGTATTGCTGTTTTACTTGAGAATGTTTTACATTTTAGCGAAGGCTTAAGTACGAGTGCTCAAAATTCTGCTCTAAAAGCCTTAGATAAAATCAAAGAGTTTGACACGATCCTTGATCAATAACAAAGTTCTTATTCCATTCTAAACCGCTACATTCAAGGGTGTTTTTTGCTGTAAAAAAGCAAAAACATCCACTCTCAAACAGAGTGCTTCATTTTTTTAAACAAAGTTGTTGTAAAATCATCCAACTTTTTAGCGAAATGCATTAATGCACGATGGCTTGAAAGAACCCTATCAATTTTTTTCGGAGCATACGGTTGAAATACTTCAAATATATTCTACTTTCCCTCTTTATTACCTCCCTTGTTCAAATACTCTTATGGACAAAATCGGGTGATCAAATCGTTACATCGCCGCAAATTGGTGACAAATTAGAGTCACTCTCGTATACGCCTTATCGAGGATTTGAGAAAGCGCCAAAAAGCGATGCTGAAATTGCGGAAGATATGAAAACGATTGCGCAAATTTCACGAAAAGTAAGAACCTATGCTATTGATGACGCAAAACGCGTTTTAACAAATGTTAAAGATACCAAACTTAAAGTGGATGTCGGACTTTGGCTCTCAGGCGATAAAAATG includes the following:
- a CDS encoding NADH-quinone oxidoreductase subunit C, giving the protein MKCDKFIEALGTRVKILEVTRQYEDQVTALVELNDLPEAVRFLYYDMGGYLSTMIPNDERSINKHYALYYALSMEGGKMFEGDEIAQDEKCFVTVKVLISPDSLTFPSVTPLVPACVWYEREAYDMFGLIAEGLPDKRRLVLSDDWPDNLFPLRKDAMDYRYRPDMKEHYMEPEYDFLRPEGSGIIDVPLGPLHITADEPGHFRLFCDGDTIIDADYRLFYQHRGMEKLAENRMNYDQMGYLAERVCGICGYAHAIACIEAAEKAINLEIPARAQAIRVICSEIERLHSHLLNIGLACEVTGNYNAFMHIFRIREYSMKLAELVTGGRKTYGNVVMGGLRRDMTGIEIKESLRILKIIETQVDEVWDAVMDDQRQMKRWKGVGILDKQVARDFSPVGPNIRGSGIKRDTRYDHPYDFFKQIEFNVAVVEGGDVFAREMVRYMELKSSVSIIRQCFELMPQTPIIVDPTFHVKPENYALAYVEAPRGENVHWIMQGSAQKVYRWRCRAATYNNWPSLRFQFRGNTIADAALIVCSLDPCYSCTERVTVVDIKSKKSKILTNKDLKEFSRTLKNSPMKDLK
- a CDS encoding formate hydrogenlyase complex iron-sulfur subunit, whose product is MMKLLDISKKYGEITHKYPFEPYKVAENFRGKPAYVYDLCIGCAACGIACPSNAITVVFNDDKSKLIWEFDCGRCIFCGRCDEVCPTGAIKLSEEFELAVKFDKSALIQRGELDVQYCTKCNKPFSAKRLIKYSFECLSKANVSEKRLEEAKNYLCVCPTCKKTATVESFTSGKEMVIE
- a CDS encoding NADH-quinone oxidoreductase subunit B family protein; this translates as MKTYEMPREIELANNLEQKLELLQHIGRSFSVFRVDCGSCNGCEIEIFAAITPLWDPERFGFKLVANPRHADILLCTGPVTRQMYYPLLRAYEATPDPKIVVALGACGATGGIFYDAYSVLSGIDKIIPVDVYIPGCPPHPASIIYGLTTALGVMEQRLQKVSFEEDNEMPPLVADSVLGNTLFERDLLVQSKRLMSYVFGRKLYDKYLNALVKSGNTRDTQATKIAITEAIKTEEDPRYAECMGILHNEIYTQYVTCTEEDKIDLHRVKWGQ
- a CDS encoding formate hydrogenlyase maturation HycH family protein, which codes for MVVVYKLTKRHLDGAKSGDAKLDQIKIFSTCIGHGVGTIDFSEKVLEIPESEFQQILEHGDEYLRFKIGNLSKYFEIEIFPEHAAKLLPHVMECPFKEVLMGLNEGYLVLRKDFNSN
- a CDS encoding hydrogenase 3 maturation endopeptidase HyCI, which produces MKKALLCVGNELRGDDGVAIAVGRLVEQHLPEWKVFFGYDTPENEFAALRAYEPDVIVVVDAMSGFKEDKIEFLDLSDERTYVYSTHNLPTPILLSYLRDICTKTIFLGIAVLLENVLHFSEGLSTSAQNSALKALDKIKEFDTILDQ